The stretch of DNA GTAGATGAACCTTGTGCTGATTTTAAAGCTGCTGCAATAATGAAAGGAATCAGTAAGAATAAAGCACCGCTAAATGAATCGGCAAGATTCCATCCTTGAATCATTTCAGAAATGCCTGAGTTTTTGATCACCGTACCAAAAGCACCACCAGCTCCAGTAATGAGAAGAATAGGAGCTGCATCTAATAAGGCTTCTGCCACCCATTTTGTTAATGTTTCTTCATTAAATTTTGGCAATAAAGTAAGAGCCGCTATAACACCAGCCATTAATGCAATGACCGGTTGACCTAAGAAACTTAGGAAAGATCCTATATTTCCTTCTATTTTGAGAAATGAAACAACAGAACCAATTCCTATTAATATGATTGGTAATACAATTGGTAAAAAGGCTTTGAATGTCGATGGCATTTTACCAAATGAACGAACAATTTCATCGTAGTCTAATTCCTCGCCATCATCTTCCACTTCTATTTTACTAGCAACCTTTGTCGCCCAAAAATAACCGACAACGGTTGCAGGTATAGCTACAATTAAACCAATTAATATGATTGTCCCTAAGAAGCCATCTGCTCCAATATTCCCTGCAGCTGCAATCGGACCAGGTGTTGGCGGAACAAGTGTATGTGTTGCGTATAAACCAGTTGCAAGTGCAACAGACATAGAGGCTAGGGCAACTTTTGCTCGTTTCGCTAACGCCTTTCTTAAACTGTTTAAAATAACAAAGCCAGAGTCACAAAAGACTGGGATTGAAACAATGTAACCGATTAAACTCATCGCTAACTGTGGTCTTTTCGGCCCAACAATACGGAGCACAACTTCTGCCATCCGTAAGGCAGCACCAGACTTTTCCAAGATTGTCCCGATAATTGTTCCGAATACTATGACGAGACCAATACCACCCATTATTCCACCGAAACCTGTATTGATATTTTCTACAATTTTCATAAGCGGCATACCAGAAGCAAATCCTACAAACAATGCACCTAACATAAGTGAAAGGAAAGGATGCAATTTAAACTTAGTTGTGGCAACGATAATTAACAATACTCCAATGGCTATAACAAGAAATAACATTTTTTTCCTCCTGCTTTTTCTATTTTTGCAAACCTATCATATAAGTACGGATGACTTGCTCAGCTGTCTGCTCAAGCAGTTCAGCTCCTCTTGTCATGGCTTCTTGAAGAGTCATAGGGGCATTTACAATGCTATAAACACTGGTAATCCCATGCTGGTACAAAACTTCAATTCCTTGACCAATTGATCCAGTAAGAGCAAATACCGGGATTCCCTTCTTTTTAGCGGCCTCTGCCACTCCCATCGGTGTTTTTCCAGATGCTGTTTGGAAATCAATTTGTCCTTCTCCAGTAAAAACACAATCGGCACCAGCTAAATGTTCTACTAACTTTGAATATTCTATAACAATGTCAATCCCTCTTTTTGTTTTGGATGGAAAAAAAGCTTGGAAAGCTCCACCAATTCCACCTGCTGCGCCTGCACCAGGCTTCTCATGTAATCGAATTCCTGTCTTCTGTTCAACCAAATCCGCCCAATGAAGTAAGTTGTTGTCTAGAACCTCTACCATTTCAGGTGTAGCCCCTTTTTGAGGTCCAAACACATGAGATGCTCCGTCTTTTCCAACCAATGGGTTTTGTACATCTGTTGCAATCAAAAATTCACATTTGGCAATACGAGAATCAAAATGTTGGTCATTAATTTGGATAACTCCAGAAAGTTCTCCGCCTCCATAGCCAACTTGTTGA from Cytobacillus dafuensis encodes:
- a CDS encoding GntP family permease, with the translated sequence MLFLVIAIGVLLIIVATTKFKLHPFLSLMLGALFVGFASGMPLMKIVENINTGFGGIMGGIGLVIVFGTIIGTILEKSGAALRMAEVVLRIVGPKRPQLAMSLIGYIVSIPVFCDSGFVILNSLRKALAKRAKVALASMSVALATGLYATHTLVPPTPGPIAAAGNIGADGFLGTIILIGLIVAIPATVVGYFWATKVASKIEVEDDGEELDYDEIVRSFGKMPSTFKAFLPIVLPIILIGIGSVVSFLKIEGNIGSFLSFLGQPVIALMAGVIAALTLLPKFNEETLTKWVAEALLDAAPILLITGAGGAFGTVIKNSGISEMIQGWNLADSFSGALFLLIPFIIAAALKSAQGSSTAALVITSSLIAPLLPTMGIEGAVPLALVVMAVGAGAMTVSHVNDSFFWVVTEFSGLKVKDAYKAQTMATLLQGLVTIVVTMILWVFLV
- a CDS encoding glycerate kinase — protein: MRIVIAPDSFKGSLTALEAAQAIERGVKKAVQGVKTVIVPVADGGEGTMESLVAATQGRMVELTVKGPLQDPVQAAYGILGDEETCVIEMARASGICLIDSTKLNPMDATTYGTGQLIKKALDDGLRKFILAIGGSATNDGGIGMLQALGMKLLDSDNQQVGYGGGELSGVIQINDQHFDSRIAKCEFLIATDVQNPLVGKDGASHVFGPQKGATPEMVEVLDNNLLHWADLVEQKTGIRLHEKPGAGAAGGIGGAFQAFFPSKTKRGIDIVIEYSKLVEHLAGADCVFTGEGQIDFQTASGKTPMGVAEAAKKKGIPVFALTGSIGQGIEVLYQHGITSVYSIVNAPMTLQEAMTRGAELLEQTAEQVIRTYMIGLQK